The Anaerolineae bacterium genome window below encodes:
- a CDS encoding carbohydrate ABC transporter permease — MHDRRKIIRNVLFLAIVLQAFVLMIPLFYMLSTSFKLPSEVFDLPIRWIPEQLHFENYIQPLQEKPFLRWMFNSAFVATIVTILNVLTSALAGYSFAKFTYPGRDLLFGFILATFMIPLEAMIVPLFVLVKDLGWLNSYIGLIIPAGGSAFGIFMMRQHMIAMPDELMEAARIDGASEFRIFWNVVLPISQSALVSLAIFAFMWNWNSFLYPLLVASQDAYRTLPLGLASFESAYSTNYPQLMAVSFLSMLPVLILFFVLQNRFIESMALSGIKG, encoded by the coding sequence ATGCACGACCGACGCAAGATCATTCGCAACGTTCTCTTTCTGGCGATTGTGCTACAGGCGTTTGTCCTGATGATCCCGCTGTTCTACATGCTCTCCACATCATTCAAACTGCCCTCCGAGGTCTTTGACCTGCCTATCCGCTGGATCCCGGAGCAGTTGCACTTTGAGAACTACATCCAGCCCTTGCAGGAAAAACCGTTCCTGCGCTGGATGTTCAACAGCGCTTTTGTAGCCACTATCGTGACCATTCTCAACGTCCTGACCTCCGCCCTGGCCGGCTACAGCTTCGCCAAGTTCACGTATCCGGGTCGTGATCTGCTATTTGGTTTCATCCTGGCTACTTTCATGATCCCCCTGGAAGCGATGATCGTGCCCCTCTTTGTGCTGGTCAAAGACTTGGGTTGGCTAAACTCCTATATCGGTCTGATCATCCCGGCGGGGGGTAGCGCTTTTGGCATCTTCATGATGCGCCAGCACATGATCGCCATGCCCGATGAACTGATGGAAGCAGCGCGCATCGATGGCGCCAGCGAGTTCCGCATCTTCTGGAACGTCGTCCTGCCAATCAGCCAGTCAGCGCTGGTGTCACTGGCTATTTTCGCCTTCATGTGGAACTGGAATAGCTTCCTGTATCCACTCCTGGTCGCCAGCCAGGATGCCTACCGCACCCTGCCCCTGGGTCTGGCCTCCTTTGAAAGCGCCTACAGCACCAACTATCCGCAGCTGATGGCCGTGTCGTTCCTGTCGATGCTGCCGGTGCTGATTCTGTTCTTTGTCTTGCAGAACCGGTTCATCGAATCGATGGCCCTTTCCGGAATCAAAGGCTAA